The Coriobacteriia bacterium region CCTCCTCGGGCGTTCCGTACCGCTCGACGATCGCGGCGAAGCAGGTCTCCTCGTCGCCTTCGCAGTCGGCCATCTCGCTTCGGAGATACTCCTCGGCATCGTAGACCGCGTCCTGCACGAGCGCAGGGTCGGCGCCGGCGAGCGCTGTCCTGAGTCCATCGAGATACTGTTCGGTGTTCATCTAGCTCCGACCCCCTTCCAATGTCCCATCCACGAAGTCCCTCGTGCGGATCCATGCGTCCTGCCAGGCCGCGAGGACCTCTGTCCCTGCTGCGGTGATTGCGTAGTACTTGCGCGGCGGCCCTGCGACCGACGGCTCAACGCGGCTCGACAGAAGACCTTGCGCCTCGAGCGAACGGAGCACCGGGTAGAGCGTACCCTGCTTGGCGGGCACTCCCGCCGAAGTCGCCCGCTCGAGCTGTTTGGCTATCTGATAGCCGTACAGGGGCTCGCCGGAACGCTCGAGGATCGCGAGCAACACGAGCGCTGCGGTCCCTGCGTTCAGCTCCTTCTGGAACTTGCGGACCGCGCTGTCCACTACATCAGCCACTGGCTCACCTCCCCGCCTCCCATGTCGTTACTGTGAACTTCACACTAGTGCACGACCACAATACTACTAAGTTCACACTAGTCAACCCGCATTCTGAGAATTTCTGGACCGAGAGTGCATGCGTCACGGCGGAGTTCGGGTCGTGGTCGCATATCGCGCCCACCTCCGGCCCAGTCGGGACTCTCGACGTCCGCCGCGAATGACCGCCTCGGTCGCCCGATAACGGGTAGGAACCCCGTATGTCTAACCCAAGCGAAACCCTGCGCGGAGTCAAGCGCGTACGGCCCGGCCCAGGACAGGAATCGGTTTGGGACTACCCACGTCCCCCGGTGGTCGAGCCCACGCCCCGGCGCATCGAGGTCGTGTTCGCGGGCGCGGTGATCGCCGACACGACGAAGGCACTGCGCGCGCTCGAGACGAGCCATCCGCCCGTCTACTACATCCCGCTTGAGGACGTCAGGCCTGGCGTGCTCGCCACGAGCGGACACGCTACGTACTGCGAGTTCAAGGGCGAGGCCCGCTACCACGACGTGCGCATCGACGGGCGCAGCGCTTCGGACGCCGCCTGGGTCTACGAGACTCCTTCGGCTGGCTACGAGGTGCTCACCGGCCATGTCGCCTTCTACCCGCAGGCAATGGACGAGTGCCGCGTTGACGGCGAGGTCGTCAGGGCTCAGCCGGGCGCCTACTACGGCGGATGGATCACGGCCGACGTCGTGGGCCCCTTCAAGGGCGGCCCGGGTACGAACGGCTGGTAGCGCGCCTACACCTCGGTGGCGAGCGCGTCCTCTCTGGCTTCAAGACGCCAGCGCGACAGGTGCACGCCCAGCTGCGCCGCAACGATCGAGAGCAGGAACGTCGCAATGAAGTTGGCCGCGCCGAATCGCCCGGCAAGCCCGTTCACGCCACCTGCGAGTTCGAAGAACTGCTGCTGCATGGCGCCGAGGGTAAACGGGACGAAGAGCGCGAAGAAGACGTGCGGCAGACCCGACGGCAGACGAACGCCACCCGCGAACGAGATCGCCAACACGCCGAGAACGAGCACCGCATCGGCCCCAAGCAGCGGCACGAGCGCCGCGGTCGTGTCAGCGCTGCCGCCGGCGGTCATCGACCCGTAGATGTCGTACGCCACCTCGGCAAGCGCCCGCCCGAAGGGGCCGAAGCCCAGAAGCGCGACGGCGGTCGCCACCGCGAAGGCAAGGACAGTGCCGAGCTTACCCATCGGCGAGCGCCCGCTTGTAACCGGCGATGCGCTCGCGGTACTCCGGCATGCCGGCGCCGAGGATCTGAGTGGCAAGGATCGCCGCGTTCCTGGCACCGTTGATGGCCACACACGCCACCGGCACGCCGGTGGGCATCTGCACCATCGAGAGCAGCGAGTCGAGCCCGCCGAGATCGCTCGTCTTCATCGGCACCGTGATGACAGGCAGCGGCGTGTAGGCGGCCACGACCCCGCCGAGATGCGCGGCCTTGCCCGCCGCAGCGACGATCACGCGAATCCCCCGACCTGCTGCATTCGTCGCCCAGTCGTGCACCTTCGTCGGCTGGCGGTGTGCCGAGGCGATGATGACTTCGTACGGAACGCCAAGCTCTTCGAGCTGGGCGGCGCACTCGTCCATCACGGCCAGATCGCTCTTGGAGCCCATGATGATTCCCACGAGCGGCGTCTCTTCGGTCACAAGCTGCCTCCCTACGCGTCGTCCGCGCACCCGGTCGCGCATGCCGTAGCCCCGTCGCCGAAGAGCAGCTGGCGCTCGTCGGAGGCGAGCGCATTGCGCGCCGTGTCTCGCAGGTTGTTCAGGTGCGCGAACATCGTACGCTGCATCACGACCGCGAGATAGCGGCCCTTTGGCGTGAGCGTGAGCTCCTCGTCGTTGTCGGTGGCGAAGCCGCCGAAGGTGCGGAAGAAGAGCATCTCTTTCCAGAGGCCACGCTCCACACCCACGCCGAAGTCCCGCTTGAAGGCCTTCTTGTCGAGCCGAAGCCCGAACAGCCGCATCAGGAACCGGTAGCGCATCTGGTTCGCGAGGCTGTTGTTGGCGCTTCCCACCGCCACCGGCATGCGACCCTCGGCTATGGCGGCGCTGTAGTCGCGCAGCGAGAACGTGGTGAGGTAGATGTCACCGCGCAGGTAGCTGAACGCGCCGCTGCCGATGCCCACATACTCCTCGTAGTCCACGATGTACTCGTCGATCATGCCACCGCCGATGCGCGAGAAGGTCCAGGCGGTCGACAGCTCGAACGTGTCGGCGAGCTCGCGCGAGAGGATCTCGTAGTAGCGGGCCTCCCGGTCGTAGTCCACCATGCCGACCGTGCGCTTGAGCTGGGTGGCCACCGAGCGAGAGGCCATCAGCGGGTAGAACGTCGTCTGGTTGCAGCGGCTCGCCTTCACCATCTCGATGTCCCGACGCAGGACCTCCTCGGTCTGCGAGGGGAAGTTGAAGATCATGTCCACGTTGAGCGAGTGGAAGAAGCCCTCAAGCGACTGCAGGCGCTCGTGGATCTCGGCGCCCGAACCATACTTGTCGTAGCGGTCCATCTGCTTCAGCAGGCCGTCATCGAAGCTCTGCACGCCCACGCTCATGCGCTGCACCCGATCCTTGAGCGGCTCGAGGATCTCGGGGATCAGATGGTTCGGGTTCGTCTCGGTGGACACCTCAAGCGCTCCGAACAGCTCGCGCGCGAGATCGATGGTCTCGCAGAGCTCGTCCACGAGGATCGTAGGCGTGCCTCCGCCGATGTACAGCGAGTCGAACGCATAGCCGAGGTCGGCGACCATCCGCATCTGTGCGCGCAGGCTCTTGAAGTAGGCGCGCGCAGGATCCTCGGAAAACGGGAAGCGATTGAAGCTGCAGTACGGGCAGAGCCGCTCGCAGAAGGGCACATGCGCGTAGAGCAGGTACTGCTTCCCGGATTCAGGCCCCTGCAACGATGGCACCTGGCGAGGGGCCTTGGCGAAATAGCCGCCCTGCGTCGTAGCGACCGCTGCCGACAGGAGCCGCTCGGCAAGCATCAGGCGCCGTCCGCCTGCTGCAGCGCGCGCAGTCCGATGTCGGTGCGGTAGTGCATGCCGTCGAAGTAGATGCACTCGACGGCGCGGTACGCGCGGTCGCGCGCCTCGGCGAACGTCGGTGCTACGGCGGTCACGTTCAACACGCGACCCCCCGAGGTCACGAACGAGCCGTCATCGCGACGTTCGGTGCCCGCGTGGTACACCGTCACGCCTTCGATCGCGGCCGCCTCGTCGAGGCCGCTGATGACCTTGCCGACCGAGTAGCTGTCCGGATAGCCGCCCGAGGCGAGCACCACGGAGATGGCAAACCCATCACGCCACGTGAGGTCGATCTCGGAGAGGCGGCCTTCGGCGGTGGCCAGGAGCACGTCCACCAGATCGGTCTCCAGTAACGGCAACAGCACCTGCGTTTCGGGGTCGCCGAACCGGGCGTTGTACT contains the following coding sequences:
- the purE gene encoding 5-(carboxyamino)imidazole ribonucleotide mutase, with amino-acid sequence MGSKSDLAVMDECAAQLEELGVPYEVIIASAHRQPTKVHDWATNAAGRGIRVIVAAAGKAAHLGGVVAAYTPLPVITVPMKTSDLGGLDSLLSMVQMPTGVPVACVAINGARNAAILATQILGAGMPEYRERIAGYKRALADG
- a CDS encoding coproporphyrinogen III oxidase family protein translates to MLAERLLSAAVATTQGGYFAKAPRQVPSLQGPESGKQYLLYAHVPFCERLCPYCSFNRFPFSEDPARAYFKSLRAQMRMVADLGYAFDSLYIGGGTPTILVDELCETIDLARELFGALEVSTETNPNHLIPEILEPLKDRVQRMSVGVQSFDDGLLKQMDRYDKYGSGAEIHERLQSLEGFFHSLNVDMIFNFPSQTEEVLRRDIEMVKASRCNQTTFYPLMASRSVATQLKRTVGMVDYDREARYYEILSRELADTFELSTAWTFSRIGGGMIDEYIVDYEEYVGIGSGAFSYLRGDIYLTTFSLRDYSAAIAEGRMPVAVGSANNSLANQMRYRFLMRLFGLRLDKKAFKRDFGVGVERGLWKEMLFFRTFGGFATDNDEELTLTPKGRYLAVVMQRTMFAHLNNLRDTARNALASDERQLLFGDGATACATGCADDA
- a CDS encoding PadR family transcriptional regulator, yielding MADVVDSAVRKFQKELNAGTAALVLLAILERSGEPLYGYQIAKQLERATSAGVPAKQGTLYPVLRSLEAQGLLSSRVEPSVAGPPRKYYAITAAGTEVLAAWQDAWIRTRDFVDGTLEGGRS
- a CDS encoding DUF427 domain-containing protein translates to MSNPSETLRGVKRVRPGPGQESVWDYPRPPVVEPTPRRIEVVFAGAVIADTTKALRALETSHPPVYYIPLEDVRPGVLATSGHATYCEFKGEARYHDVRIDGRSASDAAWVYETPSAGYEVLTGHVAFYPQAMDECRVDGEVVRAQPGAYYGGWITADVVGPFKGGPGTNGW